TCAACCCGAACGCCAAGGACCAGACCAAGGGCACCATCGTCATCAACTATTATTCCATGGATGACCTGACAAGAATTCAGGAAATAATGGACAACCGCTAACGGTAAAAAATCGTGAGTCGTAAGTATTACACTATCCAGATTATTCCGGAAAACACGACCGGTGCAAGGAAGTACCGCATATCGAGCAAGCAGTTTTGGTTGTTCCATATCGGGCTTGTCCTAGTCGCTATCATTCTTATTTTGTTCATTGTCCATATCGCAAAAATCAACAAGACTCTTGCGAACTATGAAAAGATGCGCGTGCATAACGCCCAGCTGATCAAGCAAAACGCAAACTATGAAGAGCTCTTCTCGAGACTTGATTCGCTATGGATCATGGAAAATAGAATCCAGAATATCTTCGAGACATTCCTCGAAAACGACTCCAACAAAATCAACAGCATCATCGAGCGCAACCGTTTTGCGCACGTACCGTCCGAAAAGAACCACATCGACTTCGAAGGAATCCACAACTGGCTAACGACCGACGAAAAAATCCGCCTGGAACGCATCCCGAACGTGATTCCGGCGGTCGGCATTATCAGTAAAAAGTTTTCATACGAAAATAAGCACCTGGGAATCGACATCTCGGCCCGCAAGGGAAACCCGGTCTTTGCATCGGGTAGCGGAAAGGTCACATTCGCAGGTAACAGTGGCGATCTCGGAAACACAGTTGTCATCGACCACCAGAACGGTTACAAGTCATCCTATTCACATCTCAAAAGTATAAGAACTCGAAGGGGAGCGAACGTTACAAAAGGAGATGTCATTGGCTATGTTGGCGATACCGGCAACACGAGCGGTCCGCACTTGCATTACTCCATTACCAAGAACAACGTTCCGCAAGATCCAGAAACGATATTTACTTACTAGCATAATAAATTAGGGGAAAATTATGGCAAGCAAGAACGAACAGGAATTCACTCAAATTGGGAGAAGTGTTCAGGTTAATGGCGACATAGCCGGAAAAACGGATTTGCGCATCGCCGGAAAAGTTTACGGAAACGTCTCTATCGATGGAGAGTTAATTCTCGAAAAGCTTGCTATTATAGAGGGCGACGTCAAATGTGGCGCCGCTATTCTTGCTGGTGTCATCAAAGGGAATGTAGATTGCAAAAGCAAACTCCTATTGCAGGATAATGCCAAAATTATCGGAAACGTAAAAGCAGAGCAGCTCATCATCAACGAGGGAGCCATCCTTCAGGGCAACTGCGACATGAACGAATCGCAGGCAAGAAAGAAAAAAGAATAATTCACCACCTATATTAAATAATACTAGATATATTTATATATGATATTTAATATTTAATGTTGTGAATAGTGGATAAAAATTTTGAGAAAGAAACGTAACTCTATGAAAATCAACAACTTACAGAAATAAACATATTGTGGATTTATGTTGAAAATTTAAAATTTATTCACTTTCTTCAACGTTGATAGATGTTGAACCTGAGTTTTCAATGTTAATTCACCAAATGTGCACGAAAGTATGTTGAAGATTCTGTGACAAAGTTCACAATTAGGTGTGTTTTTTCACAAAATGAACGAAAAAAAGTACAAAGTTTTCAATTTCTATTGCCAAAAGCTATATTCTACGAAGTTGTATGGAAAAAAAGGTTCTTAAGATTGGTCAAATCTCTGATACCCACATCGGTGCTGATGCGAGTTGTGTCCAGGATATTGATGTTCGCAAGAATTTTTTGACTGCTTACAATGCCGATTCGATGAAAAACCTGGACCTTCTTGTGATATCGGGCGACCTGGCCGATGAGGAGAGTCCGGAAGCCTATGCCTATATCGCCGGCATCCTAGAGGATTGCAAAGTCCCGGTGTGCATCATTCCCGGAAATCACGACAAGTTGGAGATTATGGAAAAGTTCTTCGACTTGAATGGGAAGGTTCACAATGGCAGGTGCTATTACCGTTACGATATTGCCGGGCGTTCTATTTTCTTTTTGGACAGTGCGGACGGAACGGTTTCGAGCGACCAGCTGCGTTGGTTAGAAGAAGAGACGGCGAAGGTAGAAGGCGAGGTCCTTTTGTTCTTGCACCATCCGCCATGCCATTGCAACCACAAGTTCATGGACTTGCGCTATGCGATGAAGAACATCGACGAAGTCCAGGCGACGCTTTCGAAGATAAATAATCTCAAGTACATTTTTGTCGGGCACTACCATAGCGAGATGGTCGAGAAGATTGGAGACAAGACGGTCTTTGTGACACCATCGACGCAGATGCAGATTGATCCGAATAGTTCGGTATTTTGTCTGAGTTCTGCTGCACCGGGCTGGCGCGTAGTTGAGTGGGGCGAAAATTTTATGGAAACAAAGGTTTATTTTTCAAATACCCCTTGAAATTCCTAAAATTATTTACTAAATTTGCAATCAATGGCGGTTTAGCTCAGTGGTAGAGCACTGGAATCATAATCCATTGGTCCGGGGTTCAAATCCCTGAACCGCTATTACAAAAAAAAGAGGCGAGTATGTCAAAAAAAATTCTAGTAATTTCACTTTTGGCAATCGCCTCTTTTTTTGTTTCCTGCTCTGAAAAGCAGCCGGAATCAAAGGCCGAGAGCCAGGTCGTGTTGCCGCAGTCGCAGCCGATTGTGCCTGTGCTTCCGTTTACGGCTCCTGCAAAATCCGTTATCACTGTTGAAAAGGCAATGACTTACGCAAAGGCAAGCAATGGTCTCATTGAGCTTGGCGTAAAGTGGTCCGAAAAAATCGACAAGGCCAAGGATTTTGAAAAAATCCAGATTCTCAATGCTTACAACGTTGCCCGTGACCAGCTTTGCGCTCGTGTAGGCTTGCAGGGCGGTATCGCGGAATTTGACTGGATTACGAATGTGGCCATGAAGAATCCGGAAAATAAGCTCGCTTTTGAAAAAGCCGGATTCAAGGTTAAGTAGTTTTTAGGTATTAGATGCGCTAAAAAACGCCGCGAAGACTCGCGGTTTTTTTTGTTTGTAGATTTCGCGACAAGTGTGGAATGACGGCGTTGAAATTTTGAATTTTACTTTTTAATCGCTTTATTATAAACAGCGATTTGGCGTTGAATGATTCTGTCCCAGGTGAAGCATTCGTCAATGCGTTTGTGTGCACCGGCAAGAAGTTTCTGAATTAAAGTCGGGTCAGCTTCAAGGCGCTTGAATGCATCGGCGAGCGCGACGGGGTCTTTTTCGGGAACGAGAATCCCGGACTCTCCATCAACAACGACATCCGGAATGCCGCCGACATTGCTTGCGACAATCGGCAGTCCAAGTTCCATCGCTTCGATGAGCACGACTCCGAGTCCTTCGGTGTCGCCCTTATGGTCGACGATTGCTGGGAGCACAAAGACGTTTGCCGTCTTGTATTCGTTTGCGAGATCTTCGGGTGAGAGTTTGCCTGTGAAAATGATATCTGCAGGACTTTCACTTCCTACTTCTAGCTTCCTATTTCGTACTGCTTCCGCTTGCTGTTTCAGCTGTTCGGTCAGGTCGCCGACACCGACAATGCGGATTTCGAACTTGTCCTTTGGCAGGTACTTTGCAGCTTCGATGAGGTAGCAGATTCCCTTGCGTTCGATGTGTCGCCCGACAAAGAGAATTTTGAACTTGGCATTTACCGGATGCGGAACGGGGAGTTGCGGCCTTTGACCACTTAGTGCTTCAGCACTTATGTGGGCATGGCCACCTTTAGGTGGTGTGTCCCCACCCTGGTGGCCACGCGCACTAAGCGATGGATCGCTAAGTGCTGTCCGCCCGCTAGAAGAGGT
This is a stretch of genomic DNA from Fibrobacter sp. UBA4297. It encodes these proteins:
- a CDS encoding M23 family metallopeptidase, which translates into the protein MSRKYYTIQIIPENTTGARKYRISSKQFWLFHIGLVLVAIILILFIVHIAKINKTLANYEKMRVHNAQLIKQNANYEELFSRLDSLWIMENRIQNIFETFLENDSNKINSIIERNRFAHVPSEKNHIDFEGIHNWLTTDEKIRLERIPNVIPAVGIISKKFSYENKHLGIDISARKGNPVFASGSGKVTFAGNSGDLGNTVVIDHQNGYKSSYSHLKSIRTRRGANVTKGDVIGYVGDTGNTSGPHLHYSITKNNVPQDPETIFTY
- a CDS encoding bactofilin family protein — encoded protein: MASKNEQEFTQIGRSVQVNGDIAGKTDLRIAGKVYGNVSIDGELILEKLAIIEGDVKCGAAILAGVIKGNVDCKSKLLLQDNAKIIGNVKAEQLIINEGAILQGNCDMNESQARKKKE
- a CDS encoding metallophosphoesterase family protein — its product is MEKKVLKIGQISDTHIGADASCVQDIDVRKNFLTAYNADSMKNLDLLVISGDLADEESPEAYAYIAGILEDCKVPVCIIPGNHDKLEIMEKFFDLNGKVHNGRCYYRYDIAGRSIFFLDSADGTVSSDQLRWLEEETAKVEGEVLLFLHHPPCHCNHKFMDLRYAMKNIDEVQATLSKINNLKYIFVGHYHSEMVEKIGDKTVFVTPSTQMQIDPNSSVFCLSSAAPGWRVVEWGENFMETKVYFSNTP
- a CDS encoding glycosyltransferase encodes the protein MKVLVIGSVYPRFQEDAEVPWLRTSIAHLKKAGVEIQVLAPAYKGLKSHDIDGTRVNRFRYAPASCEILTHEEGAPSKMASKPWLQLLAIPYIINGFFQCIRICRKWRPDVIHAHWPFPHAYIALGASKLFHIPLVLNFHGAELLLIRKKKWIKPLLKFAIGQAQAIFANSSFTAGKIKALHNVNVEWSPYGTTLEGASLPLASAANAASATSSSGRTALSDPSLSARGHQGGDTPPKGGHAHISAEALSGQRPQLPVPHPVNAKFKILFVGRHIERKGICYLIEAAKYLPKDKFEIRIVGVGDLTEQLKQQAEAVRNRKLEVGSESPADIIFTGKLSPEDLANEYKTANVFVLPAIVDHKGDTEGLGVVLIEAMELGLPIVASNVGGIPDVVVDGESGILVPEKDPVALADAFKRLEADPTLIQKLLAGAHKRIDECFTWDRIIQRQIAVYNKAIKK